The genomic interval GGAGGGGCAGTATGctcttccatgggagagaccccaccatcaagaccgtgggccggagtgtcagctctccgaggccgcttgggctcttcctgggcaatcatttttcccttacgcttgcgaatcagagcaacctctttctcttcttcacttttttcagcttcctcaggaagagcccggagccctcctgcaccttcttcaacttcctcagaaaagccccattgcttttcttgaccttctcccggcagcacctcctcgtcatccactaaatcaatagtgtcgggggagcgctggaagaaatctttagagcaggggccattggggaagaagtaaaggcaggaggagcctcaggagtgtgaaccccagcGAGCTGATCcaagatggcgtccatggagatacctgctacaataaaagaaagcaagtgttagaacatccgtgggaaaccaccaacacaagatatgacaaataagctagtcctaccctgactctctaattcggtcCTAGCAAAGTTCTGAATTTTTacgctggcagcatcatctccaagatagcTGTCcaaaggccggaaccagctggatgtaatgtaagctgaaggacctaaagGAACAGGCTCCgaaggaccagaacccatccgggaccgacctaggaaatctcctaagtttgaaaaataaaattccttcaaatgatctccccaccgggtcgagggcatcctaaacctatacagacgctcgtcgaaccctacgggcctaagactggcatactcgccaacagaaggaacataatgaactgccaaaggaaacttaccgccggcgccggaagtgctggcaccaggagccccagtgttcggctctGGAACCAAAGgttgtggcctgggagcccttctctccgttGAATCCCCAATGTGAATGGgcttcccggcaatcgcctgactccttctctccaccgggctccccacgcggagcgtcctcctggaagccgcctgggccttagagtacgccttctcctgggccttccggtagagatactcctggtatttcttctctgccgtggcgatgatctcgtcccggaaggtcttctccgcgaccggcgccctcacattggggcagatgacccgggaaaggttagagtcctccacggattgatgcggaaggatgagttttgccttcctacagttctccgtagtgaccagacccccgacgtcaagatcggcccagtcgtaagaggcaaaggcctgggctctccgaagaaagGCCTGAGTAGGTGCAGTCCGTTCATATGGAGgaatcctcacccactcagtaaggagctctgggtggtccactgcccggaacccggaggagaagaaaaagcgatggcggtactccttgacgtgagtctgcctgTTATACGGGACCatcccttcgttagcagggtgggcccggaacccataaaaaccgtccttaagtttgtcccccttcttggggacggaaacaagttcataaaaatacaaaatttccgccgggcggggagatccccatcctcgggcggcataaaaaataaataagcctgaaagcaggcggtatgcttggggaataagttggtatggcgcaaggccgacaaaaactagaaaattaacaaagtagtcctgaagaggaagcatggccccagccatcaggtgcgtttggctccaagccccgaagccgccgtagttgtggttgggcgtctccgcgtcgcgaggtggccgatgataggtccctgaggtggaaggcttgattccagcaacctccacgatgttctccaaTTGGTGGGGACAGGTCAAGGTGGAAtaaagctcagccgcttcccatccggtcgcccgggacttatacccctcctgggcaacgggtcccagggagACCTCTTCAAGGGTAGCCAtgcgcttaccacttttctttgatgactttgagccagaagcagacatttttctattctgtaaaaagagtaagattccagcagttaggccccataccaaaccctaaaataagaaaaagggaatgggggtaccctaaccgctggaaagaggccccctccggacacgtgtcgcacaagaaaccctagaaggattccctggacaagtgtcgggtgcagtaaattcacagaagacggcTTTACGCAATaaagaaaacagaaagaaaagagTCTGTcatatgccctaagcaaccattatacgaagaacgtatggcCTTCTACAAAGAAAATACACAATAACAACAGAGGCGTGACAATAGCAATCCTATCACTAGAGCAGTACATTCAAACAGACTATATGAAGgatttaaacacttgcatgcccagaaatttcgaatgcaaatccagaaaagaacaaacagataagtaatagcatgccattcaataataaagcaaaggatgcaaaaaacttacgatgaagtgttgaactgggggtcctgttACGAGTCGAGTAAAGACAAGAAGGACTGGTAGCAACGAGCGAAGAAGAACTGGAAAAATCGCAAAGTGTTTAAAGGCCTTGTTCtaggtctgagaattttctctctaggaaatttgagcaaagttggcaagaaatgggaagtaaccgaaatgaagaaaaggtggtggcttttataggcaaaaatgcatgaggaacatgcgtcatcacctaccaatcgaacggtgagGGAAGGGCACGATTCAAATgctcaaagatcaacggaccagattgatttgcaataaaggcggtggaaacgcttgagtatccgtctgacaccattaatgcgccgtatcaatcaatgggcgtgaaacgaatcgacctctgcaaaaagtgaatcgctgcattaaaagccatcattaaatacaccctcacgcgctcaaagctcgtgccaggaaaccgaggagtcaaccggaggcacttgaacaagccttgtttcatttttcaaataaacaaggcttggggggtaaatgttgcccctaacttttcccaatatacgtggaccaatcagacagggacacgtggatcaagcaattcacaatatttgctaagtctttatgccataaggtaacgtcccggacgtaggtcccggagaaggcacatggaactcaatatgctcccggaagctcatataacgctaaggcgtctccgcgaggtgtcaggtttctcctgagcaatcaagtcgcattaaatgccgcatgggaggaagcgtgttgggactgctacacgcaataaagtctgacggcacaacctccaaccagcagcgccacagtaatgatcatttaagtctagcgacaggtacactgtgaagagtcacgtcaatcaaaaggcaataaggacattccacataaaaaccctacagcacctagggatttgaccatgcattacccatggtatattcattgggaatactcaactttatggatacttacagatacacttgtaaggacaatttTAGGGATTACCCcgccaaaaacactataaataccccctcaaagctcattaaatgggatcgagaatcttgggctgcatatgagcaagtagagtaaatactcaccaagaacattctctgtatttataagggtgaaactCTCCCAAGtatattctctgtattaaatacatccattaataacaaagactcgtggactaaggctcgttaacgccccaaccacgtaaaaatccttctctcactttcttacagctcggtaattttataatattttattagttgccaaaaatctcggtcaacaataaaattgtaatctcacaaaaaaaaaacgttCACAAAATTACgagtttctaaaaaatccttcaatttTGTTCCAGTTATAACACCAAGAAAACAACAGCCACACTTCCATCTGAGGTTAAGAACTGCCATTGATATGCAATAACCACCACCATCTAGTCATCTACTTCGAGGAAACTCCAATATCTGAGGCTTCTCCTCCTCCCCTTCGTCTTCATGGTTGTACGCATTCTTCATCAGATCTGGATTGGGGTGTGAATATATAGGGTAAATGTGGTGGGAAGATCTCACATGGTTCAAATCTAAggtgagaagaagaaaaattaataagaaaaagGAAGATGAAGATTTACAGGTTGCAGAGAGAGACTAAGAACAATGGTTTCTAATCTTTAAGAACATAGAAGAATGATAAAAAGAATTGCTCTACTCCCTGATGTAAAATATAGGCGTGTGCGCACATGGCGTTCAGGTGTCTTGACATTTGCATACCTGAAAGAATATAGAGAAGAAAAATATGAAACAAACAATCATATTTTGGAGATGGAGCaaaatttatacaatactggaatttaACCAGGAAACTACcagttatataaatattttttaaaaaaataaataaaaaggaaatatttcaaatcaaTAATAATTACTTTTTCAATAAACTTTGCTTTGGTGGTTTtctgactaaaataaaatttgttggtGATccttttaattaaaaacaaatacaaaaattggtattttccAAATGCACAAAACAAAATGCATGAGTAATGTACAGTCTTCTCGCCTAAACTTGGTTCACATCAAGAATGAGAACGTGACCGCACAAACTCTTCGAGTCTATCCCACACCTCTAATGCTGCAGCTCTATCTTGATGCCGTTTGTTCTTACTAATCTGCACattaaaattccaaatataagtgtaatttaacaaacaaacaaaaaatagaAATCAAACACAAAGAAAGTGAATTGGAAAGCAGAACTTCAATGTACTAAAGATCAAGGAAATAAGCAGTTCAAAAATGGAAAACAGAATGCTTACTGAGATAATCTTCACATTCCACTGCTTCACAGTCTTCCCCAATTTTGCCTCCCTTCATATGCATCTTCGGTTTCGGGTTAGGGTCATAACCCATTTCATCGTCGTAGCCACCCATACCTCTGTCGTCGGCGGTCATAAGCCAACTCTTAGCCACCAACCCATCTTTCCTCTGCTGCGATTTGATTCGATACCCATCTTTGTGGCTTTCTAACAAAGCTTCACGGTCCTTTAGTGGTCGCTCGCTCGATCTAATCAACGCCATAAATTTATTTCACAaatcaaaaacaaaacaaataaatgaAATCATAAATTTCTGGAGAATAACGAAAGATATTAAGATTTTTCTGAAGCAAAAGAAAACGGCAAAAGAAACTTACCACAATCTGATAACAAATTTGATCCATGACCTTTCTCCATCTTCCTGTGGAAATTTTAGAGTAAGAGATTGTAAAAGAAGAAAACTTTTTGTGGGTTTTtgatattgaagaagaaaacttTTTGTGGGTTTGTGCCTAAAAGGCTCTGCAAACGTTTGCCGGAGTTGGATTTCTTGAGATCCGGCCAGAGATAGTTGGAGGTGAGACGAGTCGACCGCGGCGGCGCATTCGTCGAGATGAAGTCGGAGATAATAGCTCCACCACACATGGTTCTCGATCCACAGCACACAAAGCCTAGATTGAAATGGTTATGGAAATTTTAGAGTAAGAGATTGTAAAAGAAGAAAACTTTTTGTGGGTTTTtgatattgaagaagaaaacttTTTGTGGGTTTGTGCCTAAAAGGCTCTGCTTTTAAATTGTCAATGATCATCCATAACCTTTTTGATAACTTTTTGATATTCAGTTCATCATGGAAAGTAGGATTGAAAGTGACCCATGGCTACACAATATCAGTTTTAGGATATTTAATTGAGGTGATtgttaatatcagttcaaattcaaatattttatttaggatatttattattattttattataaatatataatattttattattttattaaataaaaattaaaagtcacctataaaattctcaaaaaccaaaaatttcaattatataggtatactttatatagaataaatatatatagttaaaaaaaaattaacatcgTGGGAAGTGCCGGTTGTTTAATAGTTATATATTCAAATAcactttaataataataataataattgacgAGTCCactacaatatataatattgctGTCGGCatctcataataataataagaatatatTGGATTGCTCATAGGCCATAGGATGTAAAGATTTGTTTTCTGGAATATACTAATCtgattgacaaaaaaaaaatatactgaTACCACCATTAATGTAATGGGCGACCGAattaatatgaaaaatattaatttcaagAAAATGAGATAAAAAAGATCATCACAATAATCTTTTGAGAGTTTTTCACATAAAGCCATTATTACAACAGAACGagctgagaaaaaaaaatcaattgaaaAAACTACGTACAACATGGCTCCTTCACCAACTGAGAAAACGTTAATGGCGAAGGACCAAGTCGACAGTAATAAGCTTCACATAGCCATGTTCCCATGGCTGGCCTTAAAAAAATTCTTCTTCCACAAGGCATGTAAAATTTACTCATATCCATGAGAGATGGCATtaaaaaaagtgtaattttgtCGCTCTAAACAATCGAATGTGGAATTCTCATCTTTCTCAGAGTGCATTGAGTTGGAAAGATTATCTCCATAAATGAACctagagaaaaaaagaaagtattaaaacaataaattatatctaaaaataaaataaaatgtgtatTGATTTGAGACATAATTAAAtacctatatattatatataagtagccacccaaaaaaaattacaaaatcacaGCTTGCCTTTCCATAGAAGTAACAATAAAGATTCACATGTATATATGTCAATATCATTATAaagataaattaataaactatATATCAACACTAATTAACCATATATATAAGAACACTAATAATTGTCAATATGATTAATATGTGTAAACAAAATTAAGAAaacgtgaaaaataattgatagaGGCACTGTGAAaggaagagaagagagagtaaatgataaaaaataattttgtttgagaaTATATGGTAGATATATAGATAGTATAGAATAGTTAGTTTATATAGTTAATTATTAATActtataaatagattaaaaaaagaaaattaatttaaagtgACATGTCACCTtaaatatatagatttataattatttttcgtGTAGTTTTTAATTggctttttaaaattattttttaattaattaattagtcaatatttataagtttttaataaaaaatttgaaaaatgagtgaatcaaagagtaaacaaataataatgatTAGAGAGATCTTGCCATGTCACCGCCTGTATTTCtcttttatatagatatatagatagattAGTAAATGATGTGGAAAAATCAGAATATGTGGGAACCATTTATTGGAGGGACAGGGATGGCACGATAAATTTGGGAcagctgatttttttttttctctacttGTAGTTTTtcccatattatatattaaataaaaaaaattggggtccatatagtaataataaaaattgatgaGTCCAGCAtttcataatatataatattgatcTCGCCATCtcaagataataataataatatattgataCCACCATTGTAATGCGCGACCGAACtaatatgaaaaatattacATTTCAAGAAAAAGAGATTAAAAAGATCATCACAATCTTCTGAGAGCTTTTCACATAAAGCCATTATTACAACAGAACGAGCTGAgagacaaaaaaaattcaattgaaAAAAATACGTAGATGGCTCCTTCACGAACTGAAAAAACGTTAATGGCGAAGGACCAAGTCGACAGTAATAAGCTTCACATAGCCATGTTCCCATGGCTGGCCTTCGGTCACATACTTCCCTACCTGGAGCTTGCCAAGCTATTTGCTCAAAAGGGTCACCGAATCTCTTTCATATCAACCCCAAGAAATATCCAACGACTTCCAAAGCTCCCTCCAGATCTATCACCTTTCATAAACTTGGTCAACCTTCCATTACCATCATCATCAGAGTTTAATCTCCCAAACGATGCAGAAGCAACCTCTGATATGTCCAGAGAACAAGTCCCAATCCTCAAAAGAGCCTACGACAGTCTCCGAGACTCCCTTTCCGATCTTCTTCGCTCTTCCAAACCAGACTGGCTCCTATTCGATTTCGCGGCTTATTGGGTACCGGATATGGCCCGAGATATCAATCTTCGAAATGCATACTTCAGTATATTCAACGCTGCTTCTCTATCATTTATCGGTGCAGAGATCCCTGATACCCGCACCGAGCCTGACCATTTCATCGTCCCGCCAAAGTGGGTCCCCTTTCCCTCAAAAATTGCGCTTCGGAGGTTTGAGGTATCCAAAATCTTCGACGACTTGAGTGGCGGCGACGGAGACGTTTCAGTCGTCTACCGCATCGCTAAATCGCTCAGAGGTTGCGACGTGGTGGCCGTGAGAAGTTgttgggaattggagtcagagTGGTTAAACCTCATGGCACATATTCTGGGAAAACCAGTTCTCCCCATCGGTCAACTTCCACCGACACCATACGCCGGAGAAGTCAACGACAGCTGGAAGAAAGCAAAGGAGTGGCTTGACCTCCAACCGAAACGCTCTGTTGTATACGTAGCGTTTGGGAGTGAGGTTGTACTGAGCCAAGATGAACTCAATGAGATGGCTCTGGGCTTAGAGCTTTCTGGCTTTCCATTTTTCTGGGTGCTAAGGGGGCATTCAGTGGAGCTTCCAACGGGGTTCGAGGATCGAACAAGAGGACGTGGAATAGTGTGGAGGAGTTGGGCTCCTCAGTTGAAGATTTTGGGTCATGAATCGGTCGGGGGATTCTTGACTCACTCCGGGTGGAGTTCGGTGGTGGAAGCTCTTAAGTTTGGGATACCCCTTTTGCTGTTGACCTTCACAAACGACCAAGGTTTGAATGCCAGGCTTTTGGAGGAGAAAATGATTGGATATTCCGTTCCAAGAGATGAAATCGACGGGTCCTTTACCAGAGAATCAATGGCCAAATCGTTGAAGGTAGTGATGGTTGAAGAAGAAGGGGAGGTTTATAGAGAGAAGGCGAAGGAAATGAGTCCCATATTTGGAGACATGGGAGTGCAGAACAAGTATGTTGATGagtttcttgcatatcttaagTCTCATTCAATTTGACAAGTTatgttttatgtaatattttgaacACATTATTATatctatacatatatgtatgtgtgttcattaaaattattattattacgtaGCACTTGTTTAAATGAATTACATTTGTATGACTATGTTATTTAAATCCATTCAACTTTTTATTAATTCCGAACACTTAAATAACTAAT from Cannabis sativa cultivar Pink pepper isolate KNU-18-1 chromosome 4, ASM2916894v1, whole genome shotgun sequence carries:
- the LOC133036547 gene encoding protein CDC73 homolog, yielding MALIRSSERPLKDREALLESHKDGYRIKSQQRKDGLVAKSWLMTADDRGMGGYDDEMGYDPNPKPKMHMKGGKIGEDCEAVECEDYLN
- the LOC115714215 gene encoding UDP-glycosyltransferase 91A1, translated to MAPSRTEKTLMAKDQVDSNKLHIAMFPWLAFGHILPYLELAKLFAQKGHRISFISTPRNIQRLPKLPPDLSPFINLVNLPLPSSSEFNLPNDAEATSDMSREQVPILKRAYDSLRDSLSDLLRSSKPDWLLFDFAAYWVPDMARDINLRNAYFSIFNAASLSFIGAEIPDTRTEPDHFIVPPKWVPFPSKIALRRFEVSKIFDDLSGGDGDVSVVYRIAKSLRGCDVVAVRSCWELESEWLNLMAHILGKPVLPIGQLPPTPYAGEVNDSWKKAKEWLDLQPKRSVVYVAFGSEVVLSQDELNEMALGLELSGFPFFWVLRGHSVELPTGFEDRTRGRGIVWRSWAPQLKILGHESVGGFLTHSGWSSVVEALKFGIPLLLLTFTNDQGLNARLLEEKMIGYSVPRDEIDGSFTRESMAKSLKVVMVEEEGEVYREKAKEMSPIFGDMGVQNKYVDEFLAYLKSHSI